One part of the Melospiza melodia melodia isolate bMelMel2 chromosome 3, bMelMel2.pri, whole genome shotgun sequence genome encodes these proteins:
- the LOC134416507 gene encoding solute carrier family 35 member F6-like — protein MAWSRYQLGLAALMLLTGSINTLAAKWADNFSAPGCDGKEEHKFQHPFLQAAGMFLGEFSCLPVFYLLRLRDRRRAHRDQDRDQDRDRDPAPAPSRPFNALLFLPPALCDMAGTSIMYVALNMTSASSFQMLRGSLIIFTGLLSVAFLGRRLEWSHWAGILLTILGLALVGLADLRGNPGGTGHGLADVITGDLLILLAQAIVSIQMVLEEKFIFSHDVHPLRAVGTEGLFGFSILALLLVPLSFIPAGRLSGNPRGVLEDPADAWCQIRREPLILAALLGNIGSISFFNFAGISVTRELSATTRTVLDSLRTLLVWALSLALRWERFHALQIPGFALLLAGAALYNGLHRALRGARNTGNAGSDPQEREALLGGDGDGGNIQG, from the exons ATGGCGTGGTCCCGGTACCAGCTGGGCCTGGCCGCGCTCATGCTCCTCACCGGCTCCATCAACACCCTGGCGGCCAA GTGGGCCGACAACTTCAGCGCTCCCGGCTGCGATGGGAAAGAGGAGCACAAATTCCAGCACCCCTTCCTGCAG gccgCCGGGATGTTCCTGGGGGAATTCTCCTGCCTCCCGGTGTTCTACCTGCTGCGCCTGCGGGATCGGCGCCGCGCGCAtcgggatcaggatcgggatcaggatcgggatcgggatccaGCCCCGGCCCCATCCCGACCCTTCAACGCCCTGCTGTTCCTGCCCCCCGCCCTGTGCGACATGGCCGGCACCAGCATCATGTACGTGG CTTTGAACATGACCAGCGCCTCCAGCTTCCAGATGCTCCGGGGCTCCCTCATCATCTTCACGGGGCTGCTCTCGGTGGCGTTCCTGGGCCGGCGGCTGGAGTGGAGCCACTGGGCGGGAATCCTGCTCACCATCCTGGGGCTGGCGCTGGTGGGGCTGGCGGATCTGCGCGGGAACCCCGGCGGCACCGGGCACGGGCTGGCCGACGTCATCACCG gTGACCTCCTGATCCTGCTGGCCCAGGCCATCGTGTCCATCCAGATGGTGCTGGAGGAGAAATTCATCTTCAGCCACGACGTGCACCCGCTGCGCGCCGTGGGCACCGAAG GTCTTTTCGGCTTCTCCATCCTGGCGCTGCTGCTGGTGCCGCTGTCCTTCATCCCGGCGGGGCGGCTCTCGGGGAACCCCCGCGGGGTCCTGGAGGATCCCGCGGACGCCTGGTGCCAGATCCGCCGGGAGCCCCTGATCCTGGCGGCGCTGCTGGGCAACATCGGGAGCATCTCCTTCTTCAACTTCGCGGGGATCAGCGTGACGCGGGAGCTGAGCGCGACCACGCGCACGGTGCTGGACAGCCTGCGCACGCTGCTGGTCTGGGCGCTCAGCCTGGCGCTGCGCTGGGAGCGCTTCCACGCCCTCCAGATCCCGGGATTCGCCCTGCTCCTGGCCGGGGCCGCGCTCTACAACGGCCTGCACCGCGCGCTGCGGGGCGCCCGGAATACCGGGAATGCCGGGAGCGACCCACAGGAGAGGGAAGCGCTGCTGGGAGGGGATGGAGACGGCGGCAACATCCAGGGATGA
- the LOC134416504 gene encoding LOW QUALITY PROTEIN: clusterin-like (The sequence of the model RefSeq protein was modified relative to this genomic sequence to represent the inferred CDS: deleted 1 base in 1 codon) yields MALSLSLSLSLLALLALGGAEALLPPGELRELSAAGSRVVDAEVERALQGVRRMQELLQRSDRGHQELLRSLQQAQRGKEEAVQLARQKEQELSARGERCNASVQALWESCKPCLRQRCLRFYSRTCRSGAGLVGRQLEEFLNHSSPISIWVDGERLDSLLERDERQERQLQDLEERFGLMEDGVQDIFLDSSRVQSRLHPFFQAPFGGFREALGPPVQRLRLPRRSRRFSGDFFPFFPHRHGGFQQLFQPLFQITQRMLEDAQGSWENPTGEFGTESRNFSNDRMVCREIRRNSAGCLRMKDECEQCREILALDCGQEDPSQQELREQLEDAVRVAERFTRRYDSLLREFQEEMLNTSGLLDQLNRQFGWVSRLANHSMGSDGFLQVTTVLSKAPNPEDPSVPPDTQVTVQLFDSEPLALTVPGDIPWDDPRFMESVAQQALQRFKENAVE; encoded by the exons atggcgctgtcactgtccctgtcgcTGTCGCTGCTGGCGCTCCTGGCGCTGGGCGGGGCTGAGGCGCTGCTGCCCCCCGGGGAGCTCCGAG AGCTGTCGGCCGCGGGCAGCCGCGTGGTGGACGCGGAGGTGGAGCGGGCGCTGCAGGGCGTGCGCAggatgcaggagctgctgcagcgcaGCGACCGCggccaccaggagctgctgcgcTCCCTGCAGCAGGCGCAGCGCGGAAAGGAG GAAGCGGTGCAGCTGGCGCGgcagaaggagcaggagctgtCGGCGCGG GGCGAGCGCTGCAATGCCTCGGTGCAGGCGCTGTGggagagctgcaagccctgcctgcGGCAGCGCTGCCTCCGCTTCTACTCGCGCACCTGCCGCAGCGGCGCCGGGCTCGTGGGCCGGCAG ctggaggAATTCCTGAACCACTCGTCTCCCATCTCCATCTGGGTGGACGGCGAGCGCCTGGACTCGCTGCTGGAGCGCGACGAGCGCCAGGAGCGGCAGCTGCAGGACCTGGAGGAGCGCTTCGGCCTCATGGAGGACGGCGTCCAGGACATCTTCCTCGACAGCTCCCGCGTCCAGAGCCGCCTCCACCCCTTCTTCCAGGCGCCCTTCGGCGGCTTCCGCGAGGCGCTGGGGCCGCCGGTGCAGCGGCTGCGCCTCCCGCGCCGCTCCCGGCGCTTCTCCGGAGacttcttccccttcttcccgCACCGCCACGGCGGCTTCCAGCAGCTCTTCCAGCCGCTCTTCCAGATCACTCAGCGCATGCTGGAGGacgcccagggcagctgggagaaCCCCACCGGAGAGTTCGGGACAG AATCCCGGAATTTCAGCAATGACCGGATGGTTTGCCGGGAGATCCGGCGGAACTCGGCCGGCTGCCTGCGGATGAAGGATGAGTGCGAGCAGTGCCGGGAGATTCTGGCCCTGG ACTGCGGGCAGGAGGATCCCTCTCAGCAGGAGCTGCGGGAGCAGCTGGAGGACGCCGTGCGCGTGGCCGAGCGCTTCACGCGCCGCTACGATTCCCTGCTCCGGGAATTCCAGGAGGAAATGCTCAACACCTCCGGCCTGCTGGACCAGCTGAACCGCCAGTTCGGCTGGGTGTCCCGCCTGGCCAACCACTCCATGGGCTCCGACGGCTTCCTGCAGGTCACCACG GTGCTGTCCAAGGCTCCGAACCCCGAGGACCCCTCGGTGCCCCCGGACACGCAGGTGACGGTGCAGCTCTTCGACTCGGAGCCGCTGGCGCTCACCGTGCCCGGGGACATCCCCTGGGACGACCCGCGGTTCATGGAGAGCGTGGCCCAGCAGGCGCTGCAGCGCTTCAAGGAGAACGCCGT AGAGTAG